The following coding sequences lie in one Kamptonema formosum PCC 6407 genomic window:
- a CDS encoding O-linked N-acetylglucosamine transferase family protein gives MKNLSQPAIYSYSSSKRILLGQLGANGDCLHATTLARQIKYDYPNCHLTWAISSMCRSVIEENPFVDEIWEIPANNWQEIVTAWYGLEKELQSRLNRGNFDEIFLTQVSPNNYQNYDGTTKASLFRGYPKPITVPIQNILRLRNDEIERVRNFAEEHNLLKRSHVILFEFTGSSSQSFVKPEYALSVAQSLLSRLPDCSIILSSSTKVIVTDERIIDGSVLTLRENAELTKYCSLLIGCSSGVTQTVLTDWAKPLPMIQLLLASTSVYASIAHDLEYWKQSSEQVLEMTDCSVEHAVECAYTALVEGFSEARRRFHHQIPLNFNFYFTLVCQALLRNGQYLKAAQSILYTTERYGWHPELKTFVQTELLPKIGLHQTMRTADEGYTNLLQDFVSVHSESNKVAYSHKKTIVKLPDIEFPTILPLSASNRRPFWSVMIPTYNLKENYLEQTLKSVIEQALSVEEMQIEVVNDHPNQLIQDEIEAIIRKVAGNRIEFYRHSELNVGQTAIFNICLQRARGQWVHILHDDDLVKPGFYSSLQGAIEQQLTIGAAFCRCLHINEENAPLWLSPLERETPGILTDWIKKIAVYSWIAAASMVVKRSVYEELGGFCPQAGAAADWEMWKRIAVNYPMWYEPQVFACTRMNSSSWTSRLFQSGENIAEAHKAIKISQAYLPQNMAEELSNQAKEHYAIEAMKMAHSMIARGDINSAIAQIREGLKCSNSAKVTKLIPAGFQPKKGEQEQQNNVPSLSPKIVIDGVMFQIHNSGITRVWLSLITEWANQDFAQHILLLDRNGTLPQIPGIKYRQISAYDYNNTEADREMLQKICDEEQADLFISTYYTTPRSTPSVFMAYDMIPEVMGANLANPMWIEKHQGIRHASAYIAISESTARDLVKYFPDISPELITVAHCGIDRKFSPSTFVEINQFKVKYNISRPYFIWVGDRVGFNGYKNAVLFFQACSQLENKHQFEIVCVGGNSELETELKTYSSDIKIHLLRLSDDELRSAYSGALALVQTSKYEGFGLPLLEAIACGCPVIASQNSSIPEVAGQAALYVNGDRIEELKKALIEVQNFQIRQNLIAAGLEQAKKFSWSEMAAKVSSALIAATKLSPKTSITIPPSMTSLISIVEKYQSNQSDSSALANIRQLRKKIADRWLNSSTLEQLANAYAGETGQIHQALLNSGIKDETLTDEEQTFVNQLGVQIAKGFEEHKTINHLLAAMLYRRADRLPIKYERAAIPNWFVNDYLKFMFVCPNLFQEIGEADNYYRYLQGWLGYVHTNIFNNKDSQIWQNIALFFSQVANFIPLYFTTANLRDVYTKRADIMELVLKNRGFQVDYVFPARPATRSKIRLGVLNDHFAPQTETFATLPVFEHLDRSQFEIFLYALNVSGHQLEQYCQSRVDKLVPLPKDFALQVQTIRDDDLDILFIGTNLTAINKPTTSLALHRLARVQTTSFCSPTTTGIRHLDYYIAGKWTIPDSSYQEQYREQLAILDGSGFCFNYATQSETSTLQPTRNSLGISEQTNVFISGANFYKILPELREIWAKILAAVPNSMLILYPFGPAWTRSYPATPFVNNLYAVLAKYGVESNRLLIVKQLPSRGDVKEFLGLADVYLDSYPYAGATSLIDPLQVGLPTVVMEGNALRFRQGSAMLREIEIPELIADSQQSYIRLAVALGSNPKLRQLHRQKIQQKMQSNPRFLDSRAYSLSIGKLFQELFQKWQNSQSPLGSSVLAPSTEFINKLEDYVNLYRTNYSAESAIASLRQIRKQLADYWLSVTPEQLETIYQSDVGKGYKMLLGCGFQNQPLTEEEQIFLQQLTQISKGLVHPKAINSLLAAMLYFIPGTMRIPNAQARLPRWLIEDYEQVFESELALNFDSVNQPPSSQLLAHYISSPQFLNQLLGCVNLYRIDPTDESVVMEIRQLRKQIADFWLSVPTEQLETIYVSDVGKGYQAILYSGFQNEPILETEQVFLQELTEIGKGLVHPQAINSLLGAMLYLPPGKMRVPDAQTRLPKWLINDYAKVFESVFAAAEIDNTLSEPVTQPQNLLPQFLSQLFSSVKLYEIDSTSESVIADLREVRKKLANFWLKVPVDKLQTVYESDLGKGYKALLGSGLANQPLLEAERAFLNSLVTELSKGMAEQKAINHLLAAMLYCRPGQLQVQDANNCLPRWLLEDYEKFVKAGIKMAVK, from the coding sequence ATGAAAAATTTATCTCAGCCAGCGATTTATTCTTATTCTTCTAGTAAGCGGATTTTGCTAGGACAACTTGGAGCAAATGGCGATTGCCTTCATGCAACTACATTAGCTCGGCAAATAAAATATGATTATCCCAATTGCCATTTAACTTGGGCAATTTCATCAATGTGTCGTAGTGTAATTGAAGAAAATCCATTTGTTGATGAAATCTGGGAAATACCCGCCAATAATTGGCAAGAAATAGTAACAGCTTGGTATGGGTTAGAAAAAGAATTACAATCTCGTCTTAATCGAGGTAACTTTGATGAAATATTTTTGACGCAGGTTAGCCCAAATAACTATCAAAATTATGATGGAACTACTAAAGCATCTCTTTTTCGCGGCTATCCAAAACCGATTACTGTGCCGATTCAAAATATCTTACGCCTACGAAATGATGAGATTGAAAGAGTCCGTAATTTTGCTGAAGAGCACAATTTACTGAAACGCAGTCATGTTATTTTATTTGAGTTCACTGGCAGTAGTAGCCAATCTTTTGTTAAGCCAGAATATGCTTTATCTGTCGCTCAATCCCTGCTGTCTCGTTTACCAGATTGCAGCATTATTCTTTCATCGAGCACGAAAGTTATCGTAACAGATGAACGAATTATTGATGGTAGCGTGTTAACACTACGAGAAAATGCGGAATTAACAAAATATTGCAGCCTTTTAATTGGGTGTTCTAGCGGCGTAACCCAAACAGTATTAACCGATTGGGCTAAACCGTTACCCATGATTCAGTTGTTGCTGGCATCCACATCAGTTTATGCTTCTATTGCCCACGATCTTGAATATTGGAAACAGTCTTCAGAGCAAGTTTTAGAAATGACTGATTGCTCGGTAGAACACGCAGTTGAATGTGCTTATACTGCTCTTGTAGAAGGATTTTCCGAGGCTCGTCGCCGATTTCACCACCAAATCCCCCTAAATTTTAACTTTTATTTCACCTTGGTTTGTCAGGCTCTCCTGCGAAATGGTCAGTATCTGAAAGCGGCGCAATCTATTTTGTATACTACAGAACGATACGGTTGGCATCCAGAGCTAAAAACCTTTGTACAGACTGAGTTGCTTCCCAAAATAGGCCTGCATCAAACTATGCGAACGGCTGATGAAGGTTATACTAATTTATTACAAGATTTTGTTTCAGTTCACTCAGAATCAAACAAAGTAGCTTACTCACATAAAAAAACGATCGTGAAATTACCTGATATTGAATTTCCTACAATTCTACCTCTTTCAGCCAGCAATCGCAGACCTTTTTGGTCAGTGATGATCCCGACCTATAACTTGAAGGAAAATTATCTCGAACAAACGCTAAAAAGCGTTATCGAACAAGCTTTAAGTGTCGAAGAAATGCAGATTGAAGTTGTTAACGATCATCCGAATCAGTTGATTCAAGACGAGATCGAAGCAATTATCAGAAAAGTGGCTGGCAATCGGATCGAATTTTATCGTCATTCCGAACTTAATGTTGGTCAAACTGCAATTTTTAACATCTGTCTTCAGCGAGCTCGCGGTCAATGGGTTCACATTCTGCACGATGACGATTTGGTTAAGCCTGGATTTTATAGCAGCCTTCAGGGAGCTATAGAACAACAATTAACAATTGGTGCTGCTTTCTGTCGCTGTCTCCATATTAATGAAGAAAATGCACCTTTATGGTTATCACCTCTGGAAAGAGAAACGCCTGGTATTTTAACTGATTGGATCAAAAAAATTGCTGTGTATTCTTGGATTGCAGCGGCTTCTATGGTAGTCAAACGAAGTGTATATGAGGAGTTGGGGGGATTTTGCCCCCAGGCTGGCGCTGCTGCTGATTGGGAAATGTGGAAGCGAATTGCGGTGAATTATCCAATGTGGTATGAACCTCAAGTTTTTGCCTGTACGCGGATGAATTCTTCATCATGGACATCTAGATTGTTTCAATCGGGAGAGAATATTGCAGAGGCTCACAAAGCTATTAAAATTTCCCAAGCTTACCTTCCTCAAAATATGGCTGAGGAATTATCAAATCAGGCAAAAGAACACTATGCAATCGAAGCTATGAAAATGGCACATTCAATGATTGCGAGAGGCGATATAAATTCAGCGATTGCCCAAATTAGAGAAGGATTGAAATGCAGTAATTCTGCCAAAGTAACTAAGTTGATTCCGGCTGGTTTTCAGCCGAAGAAAGGGGAGCAAGAACAACAAAATAACGTTCCAAGTTTATCACCCAAGATCGTAATTGACGGCGTAATGTTTCAGATTCACAATTCTGGAATTACCCGTGTTTGGCTTTCCTTAATTACAGAATGGGCAAATCAGGATTTTGCTCAACATATTCTCTTACTCGATCGCAATGGAACTCTCCCCCAAATTCCTGGCATTAAGTATCGGCAAATATCAGCTTATGACTACAACAATACTGAAGCAGACCGCGAAATGTTGCAGAAAATCTGCGATGAAGAACAAGCCGATCTTTTCATTTCTACTTACTACACTACACCGCGCTCGACACCCTCTGTGTTCATGGCTTATGATATGATTCCAGAAGTCATGGGAGCCAATTTAGCTAACCCGATGTGGATCGAAAAACATCAAGGTATCCGCCATGCTTCTGCCTATATTGCCATTTCCGAAAGCACAGCTCGCGATTTAGTAAAATACTTTCCTGATATTTCTCCAGAATTAATAACAGTAGCTCATTGCGGAATAGATAGGAAATTTTCACCATCAACATTCGTAGAAATTAATCAATTTAAGGTAAAATATAATATTTCAAGACCTTATTTTATCTGGGTGGGCGATCGCGTTGGATTTAACGGCTATAAAAATGCTGTTTTATTCTTCCAAGCCTGCTCTCAATTAGAAAATAAACATCAATTTGAAATTGTTTGTGTAGGGGGCAACTCGGAATTAGAAACAGAGTTAAAAACATATAGTTCCGATATTAAGATTCATCTTTTAAGACTAAGTGATGATGAATTACGAAGTGCTTATTCTGGGGCTTTAGCATTAGTCCAAACATCAAAATATGAAGGCTTTGGGTTGCCATTATTAGAAGCGATTGCTTGTGGCTGTCCAGTAATCGCCTCTCAAAATAGCTCAATTCCTGAAGTTGCAGGTCAAGCAGCTTTATATGTGAACGGCGATCGAATTGAAGAACTAAAAAAAGCACTTATTGAGGTGCAAAATTTTCAGATTCGTCAAAATTTAATTGCTGCTGGTTTGGAACAAGCTAAAAAGTTTTCCTGGTCAGAAATGGCAGCAAAAGTTAGCTCAGCTTTAATAGCTGCTACTAAGCTTTCCCCTAAAACATCTATTACTATACCGCCTTCTATGACTTCCCTAATCAGCATTGTTGAAAAATATCAAAGTAACCAGTCAGATTCATCAGCATTAGCAAATATCCGCCAGTTGAGAAAAAAAATTGCCGATCGATGGCTGAATTCATCTACACTCGAACAACTTGCAAATGCTTATGCAGGAGAGACAGGTCAAATCCATCAAGCACTGCTGAATAGTGGCATTAAAGATGAAACACTAACTGATGAAGAACAAACTTTTGTCAATCAACTAGGAGTACAAATTGCCAAAGGATTTGAGGAACATAAAACTATCAATCATCTCCTGGCTGCAATGCTTTACCGCCGTGCAGATCGACTACCGATAAAATACGAACGCGCCGCTATTCCCAATTGGTTTGTTAATGACTATCTGAAATTTATGTTTGTCTGTCCTAACCTTTTCCAAGAAATAGGAGAAGCAGACAATTACTATCGCTATCTGCAAGGATGGCTAGGTTACGTTCATACCAACATCTTTAACAACAAAGATTCTCAAATTTGGCAAAATATTGCTTTATTTTTCAGTCAAGTTGCTAACTTTATCCCCCTGTACTTTACAACTGCAAACCTGCGGGATGTTTACACAAAGCGGGCGGATATTATGGAGTTAGTTCTTAAAAATCGCGGTTTTCAGGTTGATTATGTTTTCCCAGCGCGACCAGCAACGCGCTCAAAAATTCGCTTAGGAGTGCTCAACGATCATTTTGCTCCCCAGACAGAAACCTTCGCAACTCTTCCTGTCTTTGAACATTTAGACCGCAGCCAATTTGAAATTTTTCTATATGCTCTCAATGTCAGCGGTCATCAATTAGAACAATATTGTCAAAGTCGCGTTGATAAACTGGTTCCACTTCCTAAAGATTTTGCCTTGCAGGTGCAAACTATCCGCGATGATGACTTAGATATCCTGTTTATTGGCACTAACCTAACAGCTATTAATAAACCCACTACTTCCCTGGCACTTCACCGTTTAGCACGGGTACAGACGACCTCTTTCTGTTCGCCGACAACTACGGGAATACGCCACTTAGATTACTATATTGCCGGCAAGTGGACAATCCCCGATAGCAGTTATCAAGAACAATATCGAGAGCAGTTAGCTATTTTGGATGGCAGCGGATTTTGCTTTAATTATGCTACTCAGTCGGAAACATCAACTCTGCAACCAACAAGAAATAGCCTCGGTATTTCTGAGCAAACAAATGTGTTTATATCAGGAGCGAACTTCTACAAAATTCTGCCAGAATTGCGAGAAATTTGGGCAAAGATTTTGGCTGCTGTTCCCAATTCTATGCTAATTTTATATCCCTTTGGCCCAGCTTGGACTCGTTCTTATCCGGCCACGCCTTTTGTAAATAATTTGTATGCTGTATTAGCTAAATACGGCGTTGAGAGCAACCGTCTATTAATTGTAAAACAGTTACCGAGTCGCGGCGATGTTAAAGAATTTTTGGGGTTAGCAGATGTTTATCTTGATTCCTATCCCTACGCTGGCGCAACTTCTTTGATTGACCCTCTACAAGTAGGGTTGCCAACGGTAGTGATGGAAGGAAATGCTTTGCGCTTCCGCCAAGGGTCAGCAATGCTGCGGGAAATTGAAATACCAGAATTAATTGCTGATAGCCAACAATCCTACATTCGGTTAGCAGTTGCTCTAGGTAGCAACCCTAAATTGCGACAGCTTCATCGGCAAAAAATTCAGCAAAAGATGCAAAGCAATCCTAGATTTTTAGATAGTCGTGCTTACTCGCTTTCTATTGGTAAATTATTCCAAGAACTCTTCCAAAAATGGCAAAATAGCCAGTCACCTCTTGGCAGTTCAGTGTTAGCACCCAGCACTGAATTCATCAATAAACTTGAGGATTATGTAAATCTCTACCGCACAAATTACTCAGCAGAATCCGCGATCGCATCTTTACGCCAAATCCGTAAACAGTTGGCTGATTATTGGTTGAGCGTCACTCCTGAGCAACTGGAAACTATCTATCAAAGCGATGTCGGTAAGGGCTATAAAATGCTGCTTGGCTGTGGTTTTCAAAATCAACCGCTGACTGAAGAAGAACAGATATTTTTGCAACAATTGACTCAGATTAGTAAAGGACTCGTGCATCCTAAAGCTATCAATTCTCTGCTGGCTGCAATGCTTTACTTTATTCCGGGAACGATGCGGATACCGAATGCTCAGGCTCGTCTACCTCGCTGGTTAATAGAAGATTACGAGCAGGTTTTTGAGAGTGAATTAGCACTGAATTTTGACTCGGTTAACCAACCACCATCATCTCAGTTACTAGCTCATTATATTAGTTCGCCACAATTTTTAAATCAACTGTTAGGCTGCGTGAATCTATACCGCATCGATCCGACTGATGAATCTGTGGTAATGGAAATCCGCCAGCTCAGAAAGCAAATAGCTGATTTTTGGCTCAGCGTGCCAACTGAGCAACTGGAAACTATCTACGTTAGTGATGTTGGTAAGGGTTATCAAGCAATCCTTTACTCCGGTTTTCAAAATGAGCCAATACTTGAAACTGAACAGGTATTTTTGCAGGAATTGACGGAAATTGGCAAAGGGTTAGTGCATCCTCAAGCGATTAATTCTCTGCTGGGTGCAATGCTCTACTTGCCTCCGGGTAAGATGCGTGTCCCTGATGCTCAAACCCGTTTGCCTAAGTGGTTAATTAATGACTATGCAAAAGTGTTTGAAAGTGTATTTGCCGCCGCTGAAATAGATAATACTCTTTCCGAACCAGTCACGCAACCGCAAAATTTGCTGCCGCAGTTTCTCAGTCAATTATTTAGCTCTGTAAAGCTTTATGAAATAGATTCAACGAGTGAATCGGTAATAGCAGACTTGCGAGAAGTTCGCAAAAAATTAGCAAATTTCTGGCTAAAAGTTCCAGTAGATAAATTGCAAACTGTCTACGAAAGTGATTTAGGTAAGGGTTATAAAGCTTTACTTGGCAGTGGTCTTGCTAATCAACCACTGCTAGAAGCTGAAAGGGCTTTTTTGAACTCATTAGTTACTGAATTAAGCAAAGGAATGGCAGAACAAAAAGCGATCAATCATCTATTAGCCGCAATGTTGTACTGTCGTCCAGGGCAATTGCAAGTTCAGGATGCAAATAATTGTTTGCCTCGGTGGTTATTGGAGGATTATGAGAAATTCGTTAAGGCTGGGATAAAGATGGCAGTTAAGTAA
- a CDS encoding DUF3288 family protein, translated as MKSAQTNQEQQHPQYKSDRVIVTNLLAGEATDYNLAELGRLKIRYRGFPGARDIQRDLDKVMQNWGYPDEEALYEKTRQIHAAGQVYKRQKTEEEDWI; from the coding sequence ATGAAATCAGCACAGACAAATCAGGAACAGCAGCATCCTCAATATAAGAGCGATCGCGTCATTGTCACTAATCTATTAGCAGGGGAAGCAACTGACTACAATCTAGCGGAATTAGGGCGGCTAAAAATTCGCTATCGCGGCTTTCCCGGTGCTAGGGATATCCAAAGAGATTTAGATAAAGTAATGCAGAACTGGGGTTATCCCGATGAGGAAGCTCTTTACGAAAAAACCCGCCAGATTCATGCTGCTGGTCAGGTTTATAAGCGCCAAAAAACAGAGGAGGAAGATTGGATTTAA
- a CDS encoding AI-2E family transporter: MVNSWPKAPKSRLLSWWESLTPMTRLLAIALAAPLTVLNAWAFSQIFGYFQSLFVILLVASLLSFLLNYPVRLFEQHGVQREQAAILVFLTALLILLALALTLFPLAFTQAQQLVARLPEWIDSGQRQLLIFDDRINALGLPINLDGFIAQINTRLKGELQLVAGRALNITLNLTVLTVVRLLDLLLTVVLTFYLLLHSSDIWESLIEWLPPRFQKPFSETLRLSFQNYFTGQLIIATCMAFGLTSAFIFLKVPFGLLFGLTIGLMALVPFGGSVGIGLVTILVALQNIGLGLQVLAVELIVQQIVENLIAPRVLGSVTGLNPFWVFVSILTGARVGGFLGVVIAVPAAVVIKEALAAVRSEKVTDESAHTPSTNESSEASRVNPDRETQLKLPPLKGDGFL, translated from the coding sequence ATGGTTAATTCTTGGCCAAAAGCACCCAAAAGTCGCCTGCTGAGCTGGTGGGAATCGCTGACTCCCATGACTCGCCTGCTAGCGATCGCCCTAGCAGCACCACTCACCGTACTCAACGCTTGGGCATTCTCTCAAATTTTTGGTTATTTTCAATCGCTCTTTGTCATCCTCTTAGTCGCCTCCCTGTTGTCCTTCCTGCTCAACTATCCCGTCAGATTGTTCGAGCAACACGGAGTACAACGAGAGCAAGCTGCAATTCTAGTCTTTTTAACAGCACTATTGATCCTGCTGGCCCTAGCACTGACACTATTTCCCCTCGCCTTCACTCAAGCGCAGCAGCTCGTCGCTCGCTTACCAGAATGGATCGATTCTGGACAGCGCCAGCTCCTGATATTTGACGATCGAATCAATGCTCTCGGCTTACCCATTAATCTCGACGGCTTCATTGCTCAAATTAACACCCGACTTAAAGGCGAACTACAACTCGTCGCAGGGCGAGCTTTAAATATCACCTTAAACCTGACTGTTTTAACAGTTGTCAGATTGCTGGATTTACTGCTAACAGTAGTTTTAACCTTTTATTTACTCCTGCACAGCAGTGATATCTGGGAAAGCTTAATCGAGTGGTTGCCACCTCGATTTCAAAAGCCATTTTCTGAGACACTAAGGCTAAGTTTTCAAAACTACTTTACAGGTCAGCTCATAATTGCAACTTGTATGGCTTTTGGGCTAACTTCAGCCTTTATTTTCCTAAAGGTTCCCTTTGGTTTGCTATTTGGCTTAACAATTGGTCTGATGGCATTAGTACCTTTTGGCGGCTCTGTGGGAATTGGACTGGTAACTATACTCGTGGCCCTGCAAAACATTGGATTAGGGCTGCAAGTCCTAGCCGTTGAATTAATTGTGCAGCAAATTGTAGAAAATTTAATTGCTCCCAGAGTGCTAGGTTCCGTGACCGGTTTAAATCCATTTTGGGTGTTTGTTTCTATCTTGACAGGAGCGCGAGTCGGAGGATTTTTAGGAGTTGTAATCGCCGTACCAGCAGCAGTTGTTATTAAGGAGGCACTAGCTGCGGTACGATCGGAAAAAGTTACTGATGAATCAGCCCATACTCCCTCAACCAATGAATCTTCAGAAGCGAGCCGTGTTAACCCCGATCGAGAAACACAATTGAAACTTCCACCCTTAAAAGGAGATGGATTTCTCTAA
- the serS gene encoding serine--tRNA ligase, producing MLDLKLIRENPQAVQESLNRRGGDYDIEPILQLDRQQRDLEGKRSQLQARSNEIGKLVGQKIKSDPKGAEIEALKAEGNQIKAELSELEPQEKDLKAQIEALLLPLPNLPSDSTPIGKSEEENVEVRRWGDEYIPQTTDILPHFEIGEKLGIINFIRAVKVAQPRFVTLIGAGAALERAIIQLMLDRHTTAGYVEVIPPFLVNSASLTATGQLPKFAEESFKCDQDDLWLIPTSEVPVVNLYRDEILAAEQLPIYHCSYTPCFRREAGSYGKDTRGLIRLHQFNKVELVKLVHPSTSAAEHQKLVQDAEGVLQALKLPYRVIELCTGDIGFSAAKTYDLEVWLPSAGKYREISSCSNVGDFQARRANIRFKEAGKKGTQFVHALNGSGLAVGRTMAAILENYQQPDGTVKIPEALQVYMGREVL from the coding sequence GTGCTAGATCTTAAACTCATCCGCGAAAACCCACAAGCTGTACAGGAAAGCCTCAACCGCCGAGGTGGGGACTATGACATCGAGCCCATTTTACAATTAGATCGACAGCAGCGGGATTTAGAAGGGAAGCGATCGCAACTCCAGGCCCGCAGCAACGAAATCGGCAAACTCGTCGGTCAAAAGATTAAATCAGACCCCAAAGGCGCAGAAATTGAAGCCTTAAAAGCAGAAGGGAACCAAATTAAAGCTGAATTAAGCGAATTGGAACCCCAAGAAAAGGACTTGAAAGCTCAAATCGAAGCCTTATTATTGCCTCTTCCCAACTTACCCAGCGACTCCACACCCATCGGCAAAAGTGAAGAAGAAAACGTCGAAGTGCGACGCTGGGGAGACGAATATATCCCCCAAACTACTGATATTTTACCACACTTTGAAATCGGCGAAAAACTAGGAATTATTAACTTTATCCGCGCAGTTAAAGTTGCTCAACCGCGCTTTGTTACCTTAATAGGAGCAGGTGCAGCCTTAGAAAGAGCGATTATTCAATTGATGCTCGACCGCCATACAACAGCAGGTTATGTGGAAGTAATTCCCCCATTTTTAGTTAACAGCGCCTCCCTCACTGCTACAGGTCAATTACCCAAATTTGCTGAGGAAAGCTTCAAGTGCGACCAAGATGATTTATGGCTGATTCCTACCTCAGAAGTGCCAGTTGTCAACCTTTACCGCGATGAAATTTTAGCCGCAGAACAATTACCGATTTATCACTGTTCTTATACGCCTTGTTTTCGCCGGGAAGCTGGCAGTTATGGCAAAGATACAAGGGGATTAATTCGACTGCACCAATTTAATAAAGTAGAATTGGTAAAACTCGTACATCCCAGTACATCAGCAGCAGAACATCAGAAATTAGTGCAGGATGCTGAAGGAGTTTTGCAAGCATTAAAATTACCCTATCGAGTGATAGAATTGTGTACGGGTGACATCGGATTTAGTGCAGCTAAAACTTATGATTTAGAAGTATGGCTGCCTTCGGCTGGTAAATACCGCGAGATTTCTAGCTGTTCTAATGTCGGTGATTTTCAGGCGCGGCGGGCGAATATTCGCTTTAAAGAAGCGGGTAAGAAAGGTACTCAATTCGTTCATGCTTTGAACGGTTCTGGTTTAGCAGTTGGCCGCACGATGGCCGCAATTTTGGAGAATTATCAGCAACCTGATGGGACTGTGAAAATACCAGAAGCGCTGCAAGTTTATATGGGACGCGAAGTATTGTAA